Proteins from a single region of Fundulus heteroclitus isolate FHET01 chromosome 12, MU-UCD_Fhet_4.1, whole genome shotgun sequence:
- the gatc gene encoding glutamyl-tRNA(Gln) amidotransferase subunit C, mitochondrial isoform X1, producing the protein MATMSAFHTLRGVSLEIIGSSCNLWRNNVYSLTTKSCRLRCLQSRILRPFSSRQHNPKVPEVPTWEPAPEEQLPPPTKIPVDLVDKLERLALVDFRTKQGLECLEKAIRFADQLHIVDTSGVEPMDSVLEDRALYLRDDTATEGDCAEELLKLAKNTVEEYFVAPPGNIPLPKREERTAMLRHSEF; encoded by the exons ATGGCTACAATGTCAGCATTTCATACGCTTCGTGGCGTTTCCCTGGAAATAATTGGTTCGTCCTGTAACCTGTGGAGAAACAATGTTTACTCCTTAACTACCAAGAGCTGCAGACTCAGATGTCTGCAGAGCCGCATCTTAAGACCGTTCAGCTCTCGCCAACATAACCCAAAG GTCCCAGAGGTGCCAACATGGGAGCCAGCACCAGAAGAGCAGCTTCCTCCG CCGACCAAAATCCCAGTGGACCTGGTGGACAAGCTGGAGCGGCTGGCCCTGGTGGATTTCCGCACCAAGCAGGGACTGGAATGTTTGGAGAAAGCCATTCGTTTTGCGGATCAGCTCCACATTGTCGACACGTCTGGGGTCGAACCGATGGATTCAGTTCTGGAGGACAG GGCTTTATATCTGAGGGACGACACAGCGACGGAGGGAGACTGTGCAGAAGAGCTGCTGAAGCTCGCAAAAAACACAGTGGAAGAATATTTTGTTGCACCTCCAG GAAATATTCCTTTGCCTAAAAGGGAGGAGAGGACAGCCATGCTCAGACACTCGGAGTTCTGA
- the gatc gene encoding glutamyl-tRNA(Gln) amidotransferase subunit C, mitochondrial isoform X2: MATMSAFHTLRGVSLEIIGSSCNLWRNNVYSLTTKSCRLRCLQSRILRPFSSRQHNPKPTKIPVDLVDKLERLALVDFRTKQGLECLEKAIRFADQLHIVDTSGVEPMDSVLEDRALYLRDDTATEGDCAEELLKLAKNTVEEYFVAPPGNIPLPKREERTAMLRHSEF; the protein is encoded by the exons ATGGCTACAATGTCAGCATTTCATACGCTTCGTGGCGTTTCCCTGGAAATAATTGGTTCGTCCTGTAACCTGTGGAGAAACAATGTTTACTCCTTAACTACCAAGAGCTGCAGACTCAGATGTCTGCAGAGCCGCATCTTAAGACCGTTCAGCTCTCGCCAACATAACCCAAAG CCGACCAAAATCCCAGTGGACCTGGTGGACAAGCTGGAGCGGCTGGCCCTGGTGGATTTCCGCACCAAGCAGGGACTGGAATGTTTGGAGAAAGCCATTCGTTTTGCGGATCAGCTCCACATTGTCGACACGTCTGGGGTCGAACCGATGGATTCAGTTCTGGAGGACAG GGCTTTATATCTGAGGGACGACACAGCGACGGAGGGAGACTGTGCAGAAGAGCTGCTGAAGCTCGCAAAAAACACAGTGGAAGAATATTTTGTTGCACCTCCAG GAAATATTCCTTTGCCTAAAAGGGAGGAGAGGACAGCCATGCTCAGACACTCGGAGTTCTGA
- the LOC105926882 gene encoding polyubiquitin, protein MELVITMLNGTSRTLKVNPHDTVGSLKTCIQGQLGVPVSRQKLVFNNGQSTHLNDDSRALSSYNLHSGSRVSLLVTEPATIQVFLKNEKGTNSTYEVTPEETVENFRKRVQEREGVPANQLRLIHEGKEMQAGKLADYNVRELSTIFMTLRLRGG, encoded by the coding sequence ATGGAACTAGTCATCACTATGCTGAACGGGACGTCCCGGACGCTGAAAGTAAACCCTCACGACACAGTGGGGTCCCTGAAGACGTGCATCCAGGGGCAGCTGGGGGTCCCCGTTTCGAGACAGAAGCTGGTCTTCAACAATGGCCAAAGTACACATCTGAACGACGACTCCAGAGCTCTGAGCTCCTACAACCTGCACTCGGGCTCCCGGGTGTCCCTGCTGGTCACCGAGCCCGCCACCATCCAGGTGTTCCTCAAAAACGAGAAGGGGACCAACAGCACCTATGAAGTCACACCAGAGGAGACCGTGGAGAACTTCAGGAAGAGAGTGCAGGAAAGAGAGGGGGTTCCTGCGAACCAGCTGAGACTGATCCACGAAGGAAAGGAGATGCAGGCAGGAAAACTAGCCGACTACAATGTGAGGGAGCTGAGCACCATCTTCATGACGCTGCGTCTGAGAGGAGGCTGA
- the isg15 gene encoding ubiquitin-like protein ISG15: MELVITMLNGTSRTLKVNPHETVGSLKTCIQEQLRVPVSRQKLVFNNGQSMHLNDDSRPLSSYNLHSGSRVSLLVTEPATIQVFLKNERGTNSTYEVTPEETVENFRKRVQEREGVPANQLRLIHEGKEMQAGKLADYNVRELSTIFMTLRLRGG, from the coding sequence ATGGAACTAGTCATCACTATGCTGAACGGGACGTCCCGGACGCTGAAAGTAAACCCTCACGAGACAGTGGGGTCCCTGAAGACGTGCATCCAGGAGCAGCTGAGGGTCCCCGTTTCGAGACAGAAGCTGGTCTTCAACAATGGCCAAAGTATGCATCTGAACGACGACTCCAGACCTCTGAGCTCCTACAACCTGCACTCGGGCTCCCGGGTGTCCCTGCTGGTCACCGAGCCCGCCACCATCCAGGTGTTCCTCAAAAACGAGAGGGGGACCAACAGCACCTATGAAGTCACACCGGAGGAGACCGTGGAGAACTTCAGGAAGAGAGTGCAGGAAAGAGAGGGGGTTCCTGCGAACCAGCTGAGACTGATCCACGAAGGAAAGGAGATGCAGGCGGGGAAACTAGCCGACTACAATGTGAGGGAGCTGAGCACCATCTTCATGACGCTGCGTCTGAGAGGAGGCTGA
- the LOC105926948 gene encoding polyubiquitin-B: MELVITMLNGTSRTLKVNPHDTVGSLKTRIQGQLGVPVSRQKLVFNNGQSTPLNDDSRPLSSYNMLSGSRVSLLVTEPTTIQVFLKNDRGISSTYKVTPEETVEDFKKRVQEREGVPADQQRLCYQSRQMDTGKLADYNVKDLSTIDLMLRLRGG, from the coding sequence ATGGAACTAGTCATCACTATGCTGAACGGGACGTCCCGGACGCTGAAAGTAAACCCTCACGACACAGTGGGGTCCCTGAAGACGCGCATCCAGGGGCAGCTGGGGGTCCCCGTTTCGAGACAGAAGCTGGTCTTCAACAATGGCCAAAGTACACCTCTGAACGACGACTCCAGACCTCTGAGCTCCTACAACATGCTGTCGGGCTCCCGGGTGTCCCTGCTGGTCACCGAGCCCACCACCATCCAGGTGTTCCTCAAAAATGACAGGGGGATCAGCAGCACCTACAAAGTCACACCAGAGGAGACCGTGGAGGACTTCAAGAAGAGAGTTCAGGAAAGAGAGGGGGTTCCTGCGGACCAGCAGAGGTTGTGCTATCAGAGCCGACAGATGGATACTGGGAAACTAGCCGACTACAATGTGAAGGACCTGAGCACCATTGACCTGATGCTGCGTCTGAGAGGAGGCTGA